AAGAAAGGTGTGTCGCCTGCATAAGTGTCGAGCAACCGCCAGTTGAACTTTCGTCCGGTACCGCCGGGTAAATCGCCTTTGGTGTCGAACAGGAAGAAATCACAATTGCCTTCGTACGGTTTCGTCGTCGCAAAGTCAAAGTCGCTGCCTACGCTGAATACCTTGATGACCGGAATGCCTAGTTGTTTCATTCGGGCACAGTATTCGGGCAGCTCGTTACCGTGCAGTTGAACCATTTCCAGCTTGTTGTTGCGGAACTGTTCGAGCAGCGATTCAAACGGCTCATCGACAAAAACACCCACTTTCTGGATAAAGGTCGGGACCAGCTCCACTGCTTCCGGAGCTATTTCTTCACCAACAAAGCGTTTCGATTTCGGGTAAAAAATGAAACCGATATAGTCGGGGCCAAGCTCCACCAACTGACGAATATTCTCCGTCTCCCGCATCCCGCATACTTTAATTTTCATC
This Prolixibacter sp. NT017 DNA region includes the following protein-coding sequences:
- a CDS encoding phosphoribosylanthranilate isomerase — protein: MKIKVCGMRETENIRQLVELGPDYIGFIFYPKSKRFVGEEIAPEAVELVPTFIQKVGVFVDEPFESLLEQFRNNKLEMVQLHGNELPEYCARMKQLGIPVIKVFSVGSDFDFATTKPYEGNCDFFLFDTKGDLPGGTGRKFNWRLLDTYAGDTPFFLSGGIGPADAEMIGNLQHPKLYGVDVNSGFEIEPALKNNEALKRFIATIRENNTGSNKSYLDYL